In Arvicola amphibius chromosome 13, mArvAmp1.2, whole genome shotgun sequence, a genomic segment contains:
- the LOC119799954 gene encoding granzyme C-like produces MAAALILLTFLLPLGAGAEEIIGGHEVKPHSRPYMAFISFVKDEGTSGLCGGFLVKENFVLTAAHCRGSSMSVILGAHNISIREKTQQIIPVAKAIPHPDYNPNDDSSDIMLFKLERKAKRTRAVRPLRLHKSNFHVKPGDVCYVAGWGMLDPMGKFPDTLHAVELRVQRDQVCESRFPHRYNKATAICVGDPKIKRASFTGDSGGPLVCKNRAAGIVSFGPKNGSAPCVFTRVSSFLSWIEEMMKRS; encoded by the exons AGGAGATCATTGGGGGCCATGAGGTCAAGCCCCACTCCCGCCCCTACAtggcatttatttcatttgtgaaagATGAAGGGACAAGTGGTCTCTGCGGAGGCTTCCTGGTGAAAGAGAACTTCGTGCTGACAGCTGCTCACTGCAGGGGAAG CTCAATGAGTGTCATTCTAGGAGCCCACAACATCAGCATCCGGGAAAAGACCCAGCAGATTATCCCTGTGGCTAAAGCTATCCCACACCCAGACTACAATCCTAATGATGATTCTAGTGACATCATGCTCTTCAAG CTGGAGAGGAAGGCAAAGAGGACTAGAGCTGTGAGGCCCCTCAGGCTGCACAAAAGTAATTTCCATGTGAAGCCAGGGGACGTGTGCTATGTGGCTGGTTGGGGAATGTTGGATCCAATGGGTAAATTCCCAGATACATTGCATGCAGTGGAGCTGAGAGTCCAGAGGGATCAGGTGTGTGAGTCCCGTTTTCCTCATCGTTACAACAAAGCCACTGCGATCTGTGTGGGGGACCCAAAGATCAAGCGAGCTTCCTTTACG GGGGATTCTGGAGGACCTCTCGTGTGTAAAAACAGAGCTGCAGGCATTGTCTCCTTTGGGCCTAAAAATGGTTCAGCTCCATGTGTCTTCACCAGAGTGTCAAGTTTCTTATCCTGGATAGAGGAAATGATGAAACGCAGCTAA